TTGGTAACTTCTCGTTGTCGCGATTTAGAATTCCGCTAATTCTACAGGACTCGGTCCACCTTGACCTAACGTAACATATATACAGCATATATAGCATACGATTACACGTACGATCGAGATGAGAGAGAATCGCCTTTTTCGCATTGCCGCCAGCTTCTTGGTAAATTCTCATTATCTCCAAGGGTGCCGCAGAATCCCTTCCAGGATGAAAGCTGACGGGGCACTTCAATTGTTCCTGGACCTCGCCGGTTGCTTGGATAGACCGTTTCTCGAAAGCTACGTGAGAAATCGAAATACGATTAGTAGGATTAACCAGAAGTATTCGACTTTGCTCATACAAAAGCTCATACAGAAAGATTTAGGGTACGGTGTTCGAGACGCGGAGGTCACTTATAGGAGGTCAAGATATTTTCGCAAGCTACAAAGATGATAAAAGAGATCGTGTAATATTAATCGTATAAAATTGAACTGCGAATTTGTGGACATCTCGGAGTGACATTCAACGCAAGATACGTACGCGTAATTGGCCAAATGCTTCCAACTTCTCCTATGAATCCTGCTTTTACATCAGGATACTCCTCGCAACCAATAGTCATCTCTTTCAGCATTACATCGTACATGTCTTCCTTCGACAGATCCTCGTTATTTTGAGTTGCGCCAATGTAATAACCTTTCAGCAAAATTAGATAGGAAATAAATTCGACATTGTAATAAAACGAACACGAGATTTAGCTGACCTCTCGTTACAGCTACCGTAGAAAGTTGCTCCTCTTACGTACATGAACGTCCAACGATAAAACGATAAATGTAAATAGCAGGGACACGCGTTACGCGACAGCCTCCGGATTAATAATCGATTATCGGAATTACATAAAACGCGTTTGTTAGCGCGCGAAGGCTGGCATAAAAATTTCAGCTCCACCGAAACGATGTTTGGATTTTGATGTCGAATCAACGCGTAGTAGTCGTTGGAATGCGAATCCAAAGGAACAGCTGACACGCAGCCAGCTAAATCACCGCCACCCTCGAGCAACACCTGTTGATTCGTACCGGTAACGcgttaaccagttagctgttgcgaAAATATGCGTCGTGTATTTAAAACGTGTTGCAACGAGTAAGCGGTGACGAGTGTACTCGTCAAACACAGCTAATTGGCTAAGGAGTGAAAGGTAGCTCGGCATACGATCGATGTTCCGAGTCACTGTATATCCTGCTATCTTGGCAAAGTGGCTATTCACGTACGTATAGGGAAATTTGTCTCGAATGatcttttaaattaatcaaaatCAAGATGCGCCATCGCACGTTCGTATTCGACCGAATATTTCACGGACGAATCAGGTATTCATCGATTGATCGCGAAAATATGTTACCAGTTCCGGCGATGACGTTAATTCCAGTCAATAAGCTGACTTTCTTCATGAATGGAATGTTGCGTTCCAAACCATGATTACTATTCTCCACGATAGTACCGCCGCCAAATTCTTTGTACAATTTTACATCCTCCAGAACAGCGTCCTCTGCGTACGTATCgttgtatattaaattatacgGGCTACTGTAACTGTAGAAAGAAAAGCAAATCGTTGTAACCGCTGCCTATGTTCGTTTAAATCAATACCATAGCTATGATCTGTCGCTTTTCGTAGAACGTAGGTAAAGGAATGAACGAAACTTTGATAGAAATTCctgtttaattaaataaaaatgtaacttTCCGCTGTTTGAATTTCCAGCTTCGTTTATTGCACTTACGGGTACTGTTTCAACACTCCGACGTTTTGAAGCTCGATTTTCCCATCGAGAAACCGTTTCAAATGATCCGGCGGCCgtatgtaaaacatttcgtaGTTCATCGATAGATGTTCGTGCGTAAGGGTCCTCCCAAGCTGGTTCGCATTTCTCTTTCCAAGAACTTGAGAAAGAAGAATAGTCGAATAACGCGATTGTAACGCGCACGATAACTTAACGACAAACGTAAACGAGTAGGCGAATGAGAATGTAAAAATTACGAGCTACCATTTATAGACTTACAGACAATCATCCTCTACGATTTCTATTTTACAATTTCGCGTCAACTCACATAATTAAATAGCTTCTAATCTACACGCATAgtcgattttttaaattttagtcCTTTTACCATCAAACTTGTTATCGGTATCGGACAAAGGAATTTATTATTGGTAAGAAGTTGCAATTCGTAGCGAATTAAGTTTCGCCAATAACGTTAATTAGATTGGACAAAAGAGCTCCGAAAATAAAAGCAAGTAGGTTGTATACTTTACCAGTTTCTACGGAACTGGACGCGTGCGCCATCCTTTTATGTACGCGATTATGTATTATGTACCAGTTTTCCTCCGTATTCGGATTTTCAAAAATCACAAACAGACCACCGAACAATTTCCGCAGACACAAAGTAAGCGAAAGGATAATTAATCGGCGTttgtacggtataacgtaacgaAGGTATCGTACGTCTGAACGATCTTATTTTTCCGTTTGCAATTAACTTGTTGAGATTTCTACGAACAGAAACGCTGGAAAACGTCCAATTCCTTGCCCTACTTGTCGCGCACTAACGTTTTATGTTTACATACGTTGTAACACTAATAAGTTACGTAATAAAAATACGATCAACACGCGTACTTCGACAAGGTCTTGGGCGAGTCTTTGTTAATCGAATAATCGGATAgatcaaataaatttatttcgatgaaatttgaTGGCCAGCAGAAGGATTATCTTTTGAAAGAGATTCGCTGTTTCGCAACAATTAGAAATCTTTGAGAGACGCGCGAAGAAAATCTGAAAGGTGATCAAACGATAGCCTTTTTACCGTAACGAGGTCGGACGCGAACATTTTTTATCTGAGACAAAAATAACAAATGAGGAAATATTTGCAGATTGAAGGTCACAGTGGCATAAGTCAAGTATCCGAGAATTTAGACTTACTTCAACCTTCAGAACTActttttaaatagaaataaatagacGCGTTATGGTACGTAATTAACGAATTTCGTTCGTATCGGATTTTTCCGCATTTCGTTGAATGAAATTAAAAccttaaaaatattgaattccAAGGTTCGTTCAACGTCTTATGATCTAAATAAAGAGGATTAATTACAAGCTTTCTTATTGTTATCATTCGTTTTATCCAAACATTTACATTAATAATATTCGTTACATACTTTGGATtactttaataaattatatctcaaaatataataaacaatttgACTAATTATTTAGGTAGAGCTACCGTTTTCGGAATTCCTACTGCCACTTTagtttcaattattttaattaattaattttttacatatacattatCTCTATAAGACAGAATCgttatttttatacaataatGTAATTTCCAGTATTTCCGCACTCGCAACGCATAGAATCATAGTTCGTTATTAtcattataaaagaaaaaattcaatcgatattcTCGTAAGATCCTTGTCTAACTTATAATAACGGATAAATACATTTTAAAAATTTCCGAGCGGACAGACTTTGCTCCTTACGTACGAGCAATGATATCTTAGAGAATTTGACTAATAATAATCGATAAAAAATTTCCTGCTAAATGATTCAACCGATAtcacataattatatataaacagTGTTCGCTCGTTCgatattaaaattcataattGTTTGTCAAATTGTTTGTCGTATCATTTCCACGGATGAAGCCGAAGAAAAGGAACAAGGCTACGAATAAGTTTACACATATTTATAACTTCGTTCCTTCTGCGAACAGAAGCCTCGGTTTTGACAAGTTTTATTTGCAAAACTAACTGGTCGATCGTAGAGTAATTCTTCGATAAAACGCAGTAATATCGAGTGAACTAAAACTAGCGAAATTTTCGAAACGCAGAATCGTACGATCAGACCggggatatttatgcaaattcatattctcGTCATTGGCAAATTCTTCGTGCCATATCGGTCTACGTCTCGTAAAAACTTCAGCGTTTTCAGTTAGTTTGATATCATCGCGTTTGGTCGAAAACTGATCGCCACGTCTAATATGAAAAAATTCTCAAAGTACAGTGTTCGCATAAAAAAATgcaattttctttccttttcccgTTGAGAAACATAAAAATAGATGATATTTGTCTGACAATTTCTTACGAATCGTTACAAACGAATTATTTGTTACTTTTATTCTAAGTATCCCTTTATTATTATTAGCCCCCGTTTTACGATATCGGAGATTAGAAAGAAAGTAACGCTTTATACAAAGTGCAGGCCTTTATTTTGCACATACATCTTTCGTAACGAGTAACACGACAAAGTTCCTCGAAATTACTGCAACTTTCGCCTCTGTCGAACTGCTATTACAAGACTTGGATAGGCAAAGCAAAAACACACGGCGAAGAAATGAAACGTTTCGTAACGAGCCGTTTATACAATTCCGTAGAACGTTAATCCGTTTGTACGACGTTGttacttttctctttctctatttctcCCTCTTATCTGTACCTTACAACTAAAAAGCGTATCGATGAGTTGTAGGCAACAGT
The Bombus affinis isolate iyBomAffi1 chromosome 2, iyBomAffi1.2, whole genome shotgun sequence genome window above contains:
- the LOC126926084 gene encoding phosphotriesterase-related protein: MSECKRKHVKLFGGLFVIFENPNTEENWYIIHNRVHKRMAHASSSVETVLGKRNANQLGRTLTHEHLSMNYEMFYIRPPDHLKRFLDGKIELQNVGVLKQYPYSSPYNLIYNDTYAEDAVLEDVKLYKEFGGGTIVENSNHGLERNIPFMKKVSLLTGINVIAGTGYYIGATQNNEDLSKEDMYDVMLKEMTIGCEEYPDVKAGFIGEVGSIWPITPFEKRSIQATGEVQEQLKCPVSFHPGRDSAAPLEIMRIYQEAGGNAKKAILSHLDRTILIPEDLLEFADEVDCYCQFDLFGYESSFYQLNPQVDMISDAQRIDNVNYFRHEQKLHRVLLSHDIHTKHRLMKFGGHGFSYILNNIVPRMELKDYTSDEIDTITIHNPRTWLTS